In a genomic window of Wyeomyia smithii strain HCP4-BCI-WySm-NY-G18 chromosome 1, ASM2978416v1, whole genome shotgun sequence:
- the LOC129718789 gene encoding LOW QUALITY PROTEIN: uncharacterized protein LOC129718789 (The sequence of the model RefSeq protein was modified relative to this genomic sequence to represent the inferred CDS: inserted 1 base in 1 codon; deleted 1 base in 1 codon), with protein MSTKSCVGCCLTSPCGRWDAFYNRPSSVNDGIIMTGIDVFGIACTFVSAPMLYSWMRLANIMWPRTDFRSSLTKAFTEQAAFDPFAIVFFLYGMSILERKSQQQAAQEVQNKFWDTYKVGFFYWPVVQTVNFSLIPAKNQIIAAGFFSLIWTTFXAYIKAMNSEPTEVESVMQKDPRSYESCLISQ; from the exons ATGAGTACAAAATCCTGCGTGGGATGCTGTCTTACTTCGCCTTGTGGCCGCTGGGATGCATTCTACAACAGACCTTCGAGCGTAAACGATGGCATAATTATGACTGGGATCGATGTCTTCG GTATAGCATGTACGTTTGTATCCGCCCCGATGCTGTACTCGTGGATGCGCCTGGCAAACATCATGTGGCCTCGAACAGACTTTCGGTCGTCTCTAACGAAAGCATTCACCGAACAAGCTGCGTTCGATCCGTTTGCgatcgttttttttctt tacggGATGAGTATTCTAGAGCGCAAAAGTCAACAACAGGCTGCGCAGGAG GTTCAGAATAAATTCTGGGACACCTACAAAGTGGGATTTTTCTATTGGCCCGTCGTGCAAACAGTAAACTTTTCACTGATCCCAGCCAAAAACCAAATAATAGCAGCCGGATTTTTCAGCTTGATCTGGACCActt tggcctatataaaagccaTGAATTCCGAACCAACTGAAGTTGAGTCTGTTATGCAAAAAGATCCGCGATCGTACGAGTCTTGTTTGATAAGTCAGTAA
- the LOC129718790 gene encoding protein UXT has translation MTPAINERMAPQNIESFINDCLREDLKVYEQQLNRLNSEIMEYVQLKNMIENLPNEEDTLKTQVNIGGNFFMKAKATCLDRILVDVGLRCYVEFSLEEALKFVDMKVNILSKHADAIRDKSVEIKANIKLALLVIGDTNKLH, from the coding sequence ATGACACCAGCTATAAACGAGCGGATGGCCCCACAGAACATCGAAAGTTTCATTAATGACTGTCTTCGCGAGGATTTGAAAGTTTACGAGCAACAGCTGAATCGACTAAACAGTGAAATTATGGAATATGTTCAGCTAAAAAATATGATTGAAAATCTGCCAAATGAGGAAGACACACTGAAAACCCAGGTAAACATCGGCGGAAACTTTTTCATGAAAGCAAAGGCAACCTGTCTCGATCGAATTCTGGTTGACGTTGGCTTGAGGTGTTATGTGGAATTTAGTCTGGAAGAagcattaaaatttgttgataTGAAAGTGAACATTTTGTCAAAGCATGCAGATGCGATTCGAGATAAAAGTGTTGAAATCAAAGCAAATATTAAGTTAGCTCTGTTAGTAATTGGCGATACAAATAAACTTCATTAA
- the LOC129718787 gene encoding zinc finger FYVE domain-containing protein 9, which yields MDLVDIDKVLDDLELNENAECRMVAPQDTAQEILRTGSESSYNKIFKHVNEKLKASCPATFSKQENGNTCTAVPGSSNGTKKHKARAHVINVSTVFSSLNEYVNAGTELSDKLQKATETPQQTSFEERNTTESNSNGDSKPLLSPSSSSVSTESPTSSSLDRPGSSSPSSNSSESDRQHQTRSKGRGSSKNLHSSDSSSSTSTSDGDDEEDVDVHERLTEALSLSGGDYMLELSDNTMEETTNHEEQPASQVVLSKQIAPSEQQDTSAFSYKNSLYSDTLSNDVINLEGISSISSIVAVDLTSAGQAEKPAEGMSQPAEDQNKNPQEGAVLARPEILEEKPEIKKMIGFESTMDDVSDTELESYLQELEEYDIQHNSVPQGPSSITFIAADSTAIPTVSKEFNKDLDKKDTFSIGSHNSIDARSDESIPESARELNDEDLISQASTLEFNDLAAMNAAAASGPNLDAEVAAVETVPGNDALEFSHDPLDDGSEIKFIDCTDTESALARDQLPAMKEAQTNAGAVEESQEKLPTESQLRTPLPRPNSLELPAQSNTFSEKQSSPGHTPPSSTSHGIDSDQGLTLSSTSSDDFVPSVAVIPQPMPSAPPTEDSERPPQNIAVDGSIPSSSILSAHSQLGRVPPFWVPDNATNFCMQCNQKFSLIKRRHHCRACGQLLCSACCCLKAKLDYLGDIEARICISCDVILSQQQQALEEAQYGSQFVIAASGSSEPITQRQPNPNNPMEYCSTVPPFLQQVSSQPQSPISVMVPVGVLKRAGAPRSGRKDKTVIFSDGIRPGCDLTELDDNWDAQPKTSSSLPKSVEDKRKGRVQTLVGENPSSISVSSLIPPEENRLPPIIKQITKTETKHIEIDNDASLIASLRNGTLTFALQRNLYVLVTIVELTCCINKTVINFTTRGMHYVGQDEIVILLALDESQLLPKDIFVHLNDIYCDADRGDTITELGFSSARTSNFLGSKNHGGFLFVRPTYQCMQNVIIPDSPYLVGVLIHRWEVPWAKILPLRLMLRLGALYRYYPSPHVSVRDRDSVYVEIAQTVINLLADFRNYSYTIPTIRGMMIHIEDRKTSILIPRNRYEQITKVLDTSNEQILALGGNFSNVADGHLVCIQNTESGCPEATQYSTQAINIEGQPRKVTGASFLVLNGILKASSGLIGKCSIVEDGLMVQVHQTKMADIKDALKNMKDYKIVCGPEEGDDTRKEIVSIEWTENDLNFNIGVVSPIDKKPLNGVPSIRVHRGSDFSNTNYIIRWTEVFIIQGDEESNHPGDPINMSKLSKLVAKSACTALVAFLDLLASNGFLKIGLRIMLDPEQVSYEAGSQFSKLGPLYMNALDNELIGTLNHQANSLQLDQQIIIELIFHILHK from the exons ATGGATCTCGTCGATATAGATAAAGTCTTGGATGATTTGGAATTGAATGAAAATGCGGAATGCCGTATGGTCGCACCTCAGGACACAGCACAGGAAATATTAAGAACTGGATCAG AATCATCTtacaacaaaatatttaaacaCGTAAATGAAAAACTGAAGGCATCATGTCCAGCGACATTTTCTAAACAAGAAAATGGAAATACCTGCACAGCTGTTCCAGGAAGTAGCAACGGGACGAAAAAGCATAAAGCTAGGGCGCATGTTATAAATGTTTCCACTGTCTTTTCCAGCTTGAATGAGTACGTCAATGCTGGAACAGAACTCAGTGACAAGCTTCAGAAAGCAACCGAGACTCCACAACAAACATCATTTGAAGAGAGAAACACCACTGAATCGAACAGCAATGGTGATAGTAAACCTCTTCTTTCGCCGTCCAGTTCATCTGTTTCTACCGAATCTCCCACATCATCATCTCTTGACCGACCAGGGTCATCATCGCCATCGTCTAACAGCTCGGAATCTGATCGTCAACATCAGACCAGAAGCAAAGGCAGGGGAAGTAGCAAAAATTTACACAGCAGCGATTCCTCGTCGTCTACATCCACGAGTGACGGAGATGATGAAGAGGATGTCGATGTACACGAAAGATTAACCGAAGCACTTTCACTTAGCGGTGGCGATTACATGTTGGAACTTTCAGACAATACGATGGAGGAAACAACTAATCATGAAGAACAACCAGCCAGCCAAGTTGTGCTGTCTAAGCAGATTGCTCCTAGTGAGCAGCAAGATACTTCtgcattttcatacaaaaatagcTTGTACTCGGATACACTGAGTAATGACGTTATCAATTTAGAAG GTATTTCTTCGATATCGTCAATAGTCGCAGTCGATTTAACTAGTGCTGGCCAAGCAGAAAAACCTGCAGAAGGTATGTCGCAACCTGCAGAAGACCAGAATAAAAATCCACAAGAAGGGGCTGTTTTAGCAAGGCCAGAAATATTAGAAGAGAAacccgaaataaaaaaaatgattggtttcgaATCTACTATGGACGATGTTTCCGACACAGAATTGGAGAGTTATTTACAGGAATTGGAAGAATATGATATTCAACATAATTCAGTACCTCAAGGACCAAGTTCCATTACATTCATTGCAGCAGATAGCACCGCAATCCCAACGGTTAGCAAGGAGTTTAACAAGGACCTGGATAAAAAAGATACTTTTAGCATTGGAAGCCATAACAGTATCGATGCAAGAAGTGACGAAAGTATTCCAGAATCTGCGAGAGAACTTAATGATGAAGATCTAATTTCTCAGGCTTCCACACTTGAATTCAATGATTTAGCTGCTATGAATGCTGCTGCAGCAAGCGGTCCCAATTTGGATGCCGAGGTAGCAGCTGTAGAGACAGTGCCAGGAAATGACGCTCTCGAGTTTTCTCATGACCCGTTGGATGACGGTAGTGAGATTAAGTTCATTGATTGCACCGATACAGAGTCTGCACTAGCGCGTGATCAGCTTCCTGCTATGAAAGAGGCACAAACAAATGCTGGAGCAGTCGAAGAATCACAAGAGAAACTTCCAACAGAATCACAATTAAGAACGCCTTTACCAAGACCTAACTCGTTGGAACTGCCAGCTCAATCAAATACATTTAGCGAGAAACAAAGTTCTCCTGGGCACACACCACCTTCATCAACATCACACGGCATAGATTCTGATCAAGGTTTAACGTTATCTTCAACTAGCTCAGACGATTTTGTCCCTTCCGTAGCAGTCATTCCTCAACCGATGCCATCAGCCCCACCTACTGAGGATAGTGAGAGGCCCCCACAAAATATAGCGGTTGATGGCAGCATACCAAGTAGTTCTATACTCAGTGCTCATTCGCAACTAGGTAGAGTACCTCCATTCTGGGTTCCAGATAACGCAACCAATTTCTGCATGCAGTGTAATCAAAAATTTTCTCTCATCAAACGACGACACCATTGCCGTGCTTGTGGCCAATTGCTTTGTTCGGCTTGCTGCTGTTTGAAAGCTAAACTGGATTACCTTGGAGACATTGAAGCTCGCATTTGTATCAGCTGTGACGTTATCTTAAGCCAGCAACAGCAAGCTCTTGAAGAAGCCCAATACGGATCGCAATTCGTCATTGCTGCTAGTGGTTCTTCAGAGCCTATAACTCAACGACAACCAAACCCCAACAATCCTATGGAATACTGCTCGACTGTCCCACCTTTTCTACAACAAGTCAGCAGTCAGCCTCAATCCCCTATATCTGTTATGGTTCCAGTTGGAGTATTGAAACGAGCTGGAGCTCCACGATCAGGCCGAAAAGACAAAACGGTGATATTCAGTGATGGGATCCGACCTGGTTGCGATTTAACCGAGCTGGACGACAATTGGGATGCTCAACCGAAGACATCTTCTTCGCTTCCAAAATCAGTAGAAGATAAGCGCAAAGGGAGAGTGCAAACTCTAGTTGGTg AAAATCCCAGCTCAATTTCTGTATCATCATTGATCCCACCAGAAGAAAATAGGCTACCGCCTATCATAAAACAGATCACCAAAACTGAAACCAAGCATATAGAGATCGACAATGATGCGAGTTTAATTGCGAGTTTGCGCAACGGAACGCTTACTTTTGCATTGCAACGTAATCTGTATGTGCTGGTAACAATAGTGGAGCTTACCTGCTGTATAAATAAGACTGTGATTAATTTTACCACACGCGGCATGCACTACGTAGGCCAAGACGAGATCGTCATACTTTTAGCGCTTGATGAGTCCCAGCTGCTACCGAAAGATATATTTGTTCATTTGAACGATATCTACTGTGATGCAGACCGCGGAGACACTATCACAGAATTAGGTTTCAGTTCAGCAAGAACTAGTAATTTTTTAGGCTCCAAAAATCATGGCGGTTTCTTGTTCGTTAGACCGACTTATCAGTGCATGCAAAATGTGATAATACCTGATTCTCCTTATTTAGTAGGAGTTTTGATACACCGCTGGGAAGTTCCTTGGGCAAAAATATTACCACTTCGGTTAATGTTACGTCTTGGAGCACTTTACCGGTACTACCCAAGCCCACATGTAAGCGTACGCGACCGAGACTCCGTTTACGTTGAAATCGCTCAAACGGTGATCAACCTTTTAGCAGACTTTAGAAACTACTCTTACACGATTCCAACTATTCGGGGAATGATGATTCACATTGAAGATAGAAAAACAAGTATACTTATTCCTCGAAACCGTTACGAGCAAATTACGAAAGTGTTAGATACTTCGAACGAGCAGATTTTGGCACTTGGTGGGAATTTTAGTAACGTGGCAGACGGTCATTTAGTTTGTATCCAGAATACCGAATCGGGATGCCCGGAAGCTACGCAGTATTCTACACAAGCAATCAATATTGAGGGTCAACCTAGAAAAG TCACAGGCGCAAGTTTTCTTGTTCTAAACGGAATACTGAAAGCAAGTAGTGGCCTAATCGGAAAGTGCAGTATAGTCGAAGATGGTCTTATGGTTCAGGTACACCAGACAAAAATGGCCGACATTAAAGACGCTTTGAAGAATATGAAAGATTATAAAATTGTCTGTGGTCCGGAAGAAGGTGATGACACACGAAAGGAAATTGTTAGCATCGAATGGACTGAAAACGACTTAAATTTCAACATTGG GGTCGTTTCTCCAATTGACAAGAAACCTTTAAATGGTGTACCGAGCATCCGAGTTCATAGGGGAAGTGATTTTTCAAATACGAACTATATTATCCGCTGGACGGAAGTTTTTATTATTCAG GGCGATGAAGAATCAAATCACCCAGGTGACCCAATTAATATGTCGAAACTTTCTAAGCTAGTAGCCAAAAGTGCATGCACTGCACTGGTAGCATTTCTTGACTTGTTGGCATCAAACGGCTTTCTAAAAATTGGTCTGCGAATAATGCTAGACCCGGAGCAA GTTTCCTACGAAGCGGGGAGTCAGTTCAGCAAGTTGGGCCCATTGTATATGAATGCATTGGATAATGAACTTATTGGAACACTGAACCACCAAGCAAACAGTTTGCAGTTAGATCAGCAAATTATCATCGAACTAATATTCCATATTCTACATAAATAG